The following coding sequences are from one Streptomyces angustmyceticus window:
- a CDS encoding NADP-dependent oxidoreductase: MSALPTTGREWHLVARPHGWPTPEDFALREAAVPEVGEGQILVRTTHFSVDPYMRGRMNDVKSYVPPFQLDQPMDGGAVGEVIASRDDSVAVGDHVLHGLGWREYAVLDAKRAAKVDPSLAPLTAYLGVLGMPGLTAYAGLLEVASFKEGDAVFVSGAAGAVGSEVGQIAKLKGASRVIGSAGSDEKVKLLVEEYGFDAAFNYKNGDVAKQLKEAAPEGIDVYFDNVGGDHLEAAISSLNVHGRAAICGMISMYNATEPSPAPRNLAMVIGKRLRLQGLLVSDHAALQPQFVEEVSAWIRSGELKYSETKVAGIENGVDAFLGLLRGENTGKMIVSLAD, encoded by the coding sequence ATGTCCGCACTGCCCACGACCGGCCGCGAATGGCACCTCGTCGCCCGCCCCCACGGCTGGCCCACCCCGGAGGACTTCGCGCTGCGCGAGGCCGCTGTGCCCGAGGTGGGCGAGGGCCAGATCCTCGTCCGCACCACCCACTTCTCCGTCGACCCGTACATGCGCGGCCGGATGAACGACGTGAAGTCCTACGTCCCGCCCTTCCAGCTCGACCAGCCGATGGACGGCGGCGCGGTCGGCGAGGTCATCGCCTCGCGCGACGACTCCGTCGCCGTCGGCGACCACGTCCTGCACGGCCTCGGCTGGCGGGAGTACGCGGTGCTGGACGCCAAGCGCGCCGCCAAGGTGGACCCGTCGCTGGCTCCGCTCACCGCCTACCTCGGCGTGCTGGGCATGCCGGGCCTGACCGCCTACGCCGGCCTGCTGGAGGTGGCGTCCTTCAAGGAGGGCGACGCCGTCTTCGTGTCCGGCGCGGCCGGCGCGGTGGGCAGCGAGGTCGGCCAGATCGCCAAGCTGAAGGGCGCCTCCCGCGTCATCGGCTCGGCCGGCTCCGACGAGAAGGTCAAGCTCCTGGTCGAGGAGTACGGCTTCGACGCCGCCTTCAACTACAAGAACGGCGATGTCGCCAAGCAGCTCAAGGAGGCCGCGCCGGAGGGCATCGACGTCTACTTCGACAACGTCGGCGGCGACCACCTCGAAGCGGCCATCAGCTCGCTCAACGTCCATGGCCGCGCCGCCATCTGCGGCATGATCTCGATGTACAACGCCACCGAGCCGAGCCCCGCCCCGCGCAACCTCGCGATGGTGATCGGCAAGCGGCTGCGCCTGCAGGGCCTGCTGGTCAGCGACCACGCCGCGCTGCAGCCGCAGTTCGTCGAAGAGGTCTCCGCCTGGATCCGCTCCGGCGAACTCAAGTACAGCGAGACCAAGGTGGCCGGCATCGAGAACGGCGTCGACGCCTTCCTGGGCCTGCTGCGCGGCGAGAACACCGGCAAGATGATCGTGAGCCTCGCGGACTGA